The genomic interval CCACCGTCAGCAAGACTGGAATGCTATACCAGGGGAACTGGGCCAGGGGCTGATAGGCAGCGGCTCTGAGACCAATACTGGTGTAGGTGAGGGGCAGGAGATAGACGAGCGGCTTCAAGCCCAGAGGTAATTGAGCCGGGTCAAAGAAGGTAGCCCCGAGAAACGACATGGGCACGATCAGGAAGTTGTTGAAGATCCCGACACTCTCTAAAGACTTAACCTTCAGCCCTACAATCACACCCAATCCGGCAAAAACAGCGCAGTTGAGCACCAGAAGTAGCAGAAACAGGGGATTCAGAAAACTCCAGAGCTTGCCCGTGGCCAGAATAGCCACCAAGAGCACCGAGGCGGCGGTCAGCAGGCCCCGGACCACTCCGGCCAGCATCTTACCCAGAAACAGCCCCAGGGGATGCACTGGCACCAGTAACAGTTCCTCAAAAGTTTTGCTGAACAGACGATCGCCGCAGATGGAAAAAGTCGTCCCCCCGAAACTAATCACCATAGAGGAGAGGGCTACCATTCCCGGCAGCATAAACTCCAGATAACTGCCATAACTGCTATCAATCCCTGCACCGGGTCGAATGGAGCTGCCCAGCCCCAAACCAAAAGCCAGAATGTAAATTAGGGGCGACACCAGCCCGGAGGACACCACCTGAACCAGACGGACTCGCAGATCAAGCCAATCCCCCCAAAAGATGGTCAGGACATCGGCTGCCAGGTTTTTCAAGAGCGACTTTTGCAGGGTGGAACCGGGATGCATGACTGAAATTCGGGGAGAAAAGGCATACTGTTAGAGTAGGACAGTTGGTTTGTTTACAAAAGTCCTTTCTCTTATGAAGCGTCGATCTGCCAAATCTGCTCCTTCCCGATCCTCTGCTGCTTCTCCTTCGGCTCTGGCGAATCCGATCACGTTTGCGGTCCTGGGAGGTGTCTTCGTTCTGGGGGTCGGCCTCGGGATTCTCTTCAGTTCCACAGCCAGTTCTGGGCCAGAAAACATTGCCAGCCGGGAAGCGATCGATCGGGCCGCTCCGAACGCAGAACTCTGTGTGCAGTTCGGAGCCAGCGCGATCGCCATGGATACGCGCGTCTTCATCACCCTGAACCCCTTCAATGTTTATGTTTCACAGCCCAAGATGCAGCCCGCCTGCGTCCTGCGCCAAAATAACTGGGCTGTCCTGGAACAGCGCAAGCTGGTTAACTCTGAACAGGTGCGCGATTGCAAAAATCGGATGAACACCTTTGCCTTTACGGGCAATCTGGAAAGCAATCCCCAGATTAACTGCATTTATCAGAATGATGCGGCCCAGAACCTGTTCCTGAATCAACCCGGCGTGGGGCTCCCCCCACCTGAGAACAATCAGTTTTAGTTCTTGGGCACTGGCGTCTCAACCTGGAGCAGAATGGCCCCCGGTTCTAGCGGCGGCAAAGTACTCTGAGACTTAGTGCCGGGGCTGGTTTTGGGCAGCGGTTGGCCAAACTCAATCACTGGAATTCGCACCGATGTGGCCGTAGCGGGCCTATTGGAAGGCTGATTCAGGGGAGGCACGCTCACGGTCATCCCGGTTGAATTGGGTTGAACCGGAGGCAGACTGCCCGAAGATTGCCCCAAAGGCGGCACCGCGACGGTGGGATTTGGATTCCCCATGAAAATCGGCGGGGGCAAGGCTCCATTCGCGGAGGGCAGATTATTTTGCGGGACAGTTCCGATCGAGGGCAACCCCGGTGGAGGGGCTACAGGGGGCGCACTATTCGTAGGCAAAGAGGGGACGCTGATGGCAGGATTTTGGCCCGTTGCAGTCGTCGCTGGTGATAAGCCTGGAGGGGGAGGGGGCAACGCTGTGTTCCCAGCCGGAGTTGGGGAGGAAGTCCCCGTAACGGGCAGGGCAGGCCGACTGACCGGGGCGGATGCCACAATCAGAGGTTGTACCACCCACCGTTGCCCCACTTTCTGGAGTTTCACCTGTTCAGCAGCCAGCACAACATCGGGAGCCAGTTCGATCACAATCCGGGTTTGCCCCTGCTTGGATTGGGAAAGGCGGATCTGGCGCACCGGGCCGGAGAAGTTCTGTTTGGTGGGCACATCCCCCAGTTTCGTAGCAGGCAGGTCCAGGACAATCCGAACCGGTTGCGCCATCAGAAAGTATTGGGGCTTGGCCTGATCACTGAGGGTGAATTCCAGACGGCTGGTTGCCTGATCAAACTTCCAGTTCGTCAAAAGGGCAGCCTGAGCAGGGAGGCTGAAGGCCACGATCGATCCCAAGCTGGCAACGCCAAGCCAGATACCCACGTCTCTGTTCTGCATCTTTTTTCGTTGGAGTGAAAATCATTCGCGTGCTCTCAATGCCCTAGTTTAGTCATAATTCTCGATCATGCAAGGGTTAGCAAAAAATTGAAGCAGTTGCCAATCGAAACCCCTTAAAATGGTGCTACCGTGTGGACTGATTCCAGGGGTGATGACAGAGGCCAGGGCGTTGCTGTACTTGCAAAAGGAGACGCGAACATGGTTTTTCGATGCAAACATTTTGGCATTTTGGCTGGGGCGATCGGCCTGTTCCTGATCAGTGCGGTGCGCTCGGAGGCCATTCCCGCACCTATTTTTCGATCGCACCTGCAGGAGATTCGGGAGAACCTGCCCTCCGGCTGGAAGATGCGCCTCCCCGCCCGCATCCTGCTGGGAGGACCAGCAGACGATGACCTCGCCAACCAACTCATCGTCAAAGTCATCTCGACCCGAACTCCCCCCGGATTGACCGTGGGGCTGTTTACCTGCAAAGCCAGCACCCATCCCTGTCTGATTGGTAGCCTCTCGGTAGACAGTGCCACCTCAGAAAATGCCCTGCGGGAGTATCAGCGGCATCAGGCCGCCGCCGCCCCGATTAAGCTAGCCAATGGAGTGCGGGGCTATCTGCTGCATGGTCCTGTGAGAAAACCCCAGAGCGATTTCTCCTCCGTTATGTGGGAACAGGATGGTCTCCTCTACACCATCACGTTCCTGGCGGTCGAACGGCAAAATCTGCTTTACATGGCCTACTCCATGACCCAGGAAGCCCCCTATTCTTCCCTGGCCAATCCCAATGCCGGTGGCATCCGTTAGGGATTCCTACTGGCACTGCTGGAGGCGTTTGGCAAAGTCTTCGACCGTGTACACCCCAAACTGATCTCCCAAGTAGGGCAGGTGGCCGATCGGAGCCTTGAGGGAAAAGGTGAGTTGATCGTAGGACTTCCAATTCTGCTGGATATACAGATTCACTCGCCAGCCCACCCGATCGGCAAACAGACCCCAGATTTCGCTTTTATCCCAGAAGGTCGCAGCCAGACTCTGCCAGATTTTCTGCTGTACCGTGAAGCCAAAGTGTCCCTTGCTGAACTTCACCCACAACCGATCGATCAGCAGCAAATCCTCACAGGGGCAGGCAGAAATCTGGGCCGGACGGAACTGGCCTTCGATAATCACCCCACAGGCTTTTCCCAGAAGATTTTTGGTTTCCCGATCGGCCTCTCGCCAAGCTCCAGCCACCAGAAACTTCTGAAGCCGTTCATAGTCCCCATGGGTGACGAGAAAATCCTCCAACGCCCGCCGGACTTCTGGTTCCGTTCGTTCTTTCAGCAACCCATAGGCCGCCTGTCGCACCAGCGGAGCGGGATCTTTCAAGGCCCGCATTACCAGGAACAACCCTCGCCGCT from Leptolyngbya sp. 'hensonii' carries:
- a CDS encoding ABC transporter permease; amino-acid sequence: MHPGSTLQKSLLKNLAADVLTIFWGDWLDLRVRLVQVVSSGLVSPLIYILAFGLGLGSSIRPGAGIDSSYGSYLEFMLPGMVALSSMVISFGGTTFSICGDRLFSKTFEELLLVPVHPLGLFLGKMLAGVVRGLLTAASVLLVAILATGKLWSFLNPLFLLLLVLNCAVFAGLGVIVGLKVKSLESVGIFNNFLIVPMSFLGATFFDPAQLPLGLKPLVYLLPLTYTSIGLRAAAYQPLAQFPWYSIPVLLTVAIILSALGARLFAQQQD
- a CDS encoding DUF3172 domain-containing protein, which gives rise to MKRRSAKSAPSRSSAASPSALANPITFAVLGGVFVLGVGLGILFSSTASSGPENIASREAIDRAAPNAELCVQFGASAIAMDTRVFITLNPFNVYVSQPKMQPACVLRQNNWAVLEQRKLVNSEQVRDCKNRMNTFAFTGNLESNPQINCIYQNDAAQNLFLNQPGVGLPPPENNQF
- a CDS encoding AMIN domain-containing protein: MQNRDVGIWLGVASLGSIVAFSLPAQAALLTNWKFDQATSRLEFTLSDQAKPQYFLMAQPVRIVLDLPATKLGDVPTKQNFSGPVRQIRLSQSKQGQTRIVIELAPDVVLAAEQVKLQKVGQRWVVQPLIVASAPVSRPALPVTGTSSPTPAGNTALPPPPPGLSPATTATGQNPAISVPSLPTNSAPPVAPPPGLPSIGTVPQNNLPSANGALPPPIFMGNPNPTVAVPPLGQSSGSLPPVQPNSTGMTVSVPPLNQPSNRPATATSVRIPVIEFGQPLPKTSPGTKSQSTLPPLEPGAILLQVETPVPKN
- a CDS encoding GUN4 domain-containing protein; amino-acid sequence: MTHNSHPPRKDDAVLGGQAAPPLNGAILGGLEGVTQRCNSLVPEARMAALKEALNYQRRGLFLVMRALKDPAPLVRQAAYGLLKERTEPEVRRALEDFLVTHGDYERLQKFLVAGAWREADRETKNLLGKACGVIIEGQFRPAQISACPCEDLLLIDRLWVKFSKGHFGFTVQQKIWQSLAATFWDKSEIWGLFADRVGWRVNLYIQQNWKSYDQLTFSLKAPIGHLPYLGDQFGVYTVEDFAKRLQQCQ